In Bos indicus isolate NIAB-ARS_2022 breed Sahiwal x Tharparkar chromosome 19, NIAB-ARS_B.indTharparkar_mat_pri_1.0, whole genome shotgun sequence, the following proteins share a genomic window:
- the PPY gene encoding pancreatic polypeptide prohormone produces MAAAHRCLFLLLLSTCVALLLQPPLGALGAPLEPEYPGDNATPEQMAQYAAELRRYINMLTRPRYGKRDKEGTLDFLECGSPHSAVPREISTMDS; encoded by the exons ATGGCTGCCGCGCACCGCTGCCTCTTCCTGCTCCTTCTGTCCACGTGCGTGGCTCTGTTGCTGCAGCCACCCCTGGGTGCCCTGGGAGCCCCGCTGGAGCCAGAGTATCCGGGGGACAATGCCACGCCAGAGCAGATGGCCCAGTATGCGGCTGAGCTCCGCAGATACATCAACATGCTGACCAGGCCTAG GTAtgggaaaagagacaaagaaggcacGCTGGACTTCTTGGAGTGTGGGTCTCCCCACTCAGCGGTCCCcag GGAGATCAGTACAATGGACTCATAA